The genomic region CGGCATCGGTCTGGTGCAGAACCTGGAGGACATCGGCCGGACGGTCATCCGGAAAAACGGCCCCACGCCCGTGCTGGTCCGCGACGTGGCGGACGTGGAGTTCGGCCACGCCCTGCGGTTCGGGGCGCTGACGATGGACGGCCGCGGCGAAGTGGTCGGCGGCTCGGTGCTGATGATGAAAGGAGCCAACGGCAACGAAGTCATCGGGCGGCTGAAAGACAAGTTCGCCGAAATTCAGCGGGGACTGCCCAACGGGCTGGTCATCGAACCGTTCCTCGACCGTTCGAAGATCGTCAACGCGGCCATCAAAACCGTGGCGACCAACCTGATCGAAGGGGCCATCATCGTCGTTTTCGTGATTCTGGTTCTGCTGGGCAACTGGCGGGCGAGTCTGCTGGCCGCCTCGGTGATTCCGCTGGCGATGCTGTTTGCCTTTATCTGGATGGGGCAGTTCGGCGTCGTCGGCAACATCATGAGTCTCGGCGCCATCGACTTCGGCCTGCTGGTCGATCCGGCCATCATCGTCGTGGAATCCGTCGTGCTCTTTCTGGCCGTTGCGTTTCAAAAACGGCAGCAGCTGGCCCAGCAGAACGGCAAGTCTACGGTGCTGACCTACAAAGACCGGCAGGAAACCATCATTTCGGCGGTTTCGGAAGTGAAACAGTCGGTCGTGTTCGGCGGGCTGATCATCCTCATCGTGTACTTCCCGATTCTGACGCTGGAAGGCGTGGAAGGCAAGATGTTCTCGCCGATGGCCAAAACGGTAGGCTTTGCCATCCTCGGGGCTCTGCTGCTTTCACTGACCTACGTGCCGATGATGAGCGCCCTGATCCTGCGGCCGCCCAAAGACCCGCACGACCACGGTTTTTCGCAGAAAATCGTCGATTTCTTCTGGAAAGGACTGCGCCCGCTCGTGCGGGGCGGCCTGAAAGCCAAGCCCGTAGTGGTGGCCATGGCCATCGGCGTGCTGCTGGCCGGGGTGCTGGGCTTCAGCCGCATCGGTGGTGAATTTATCCCGAAACTGCAGGAAGGCGATATCGTCGTGGACATGGACCTGCCCGTCGGGACGCCCCTGACCGAGTCGATCCGGCAAAGCAAGCTGTTTCAGGAAGGGCTGATGAAGGCATTTCCGGATGAAATCGAAAGCGCGGTTTCCAAGATCGGTACCTCGGAGGTCAAGGTGGACCCGCTGCCGCTGGAATCGCAGGAACTGTACGTGTCGCTCACCGACAAGAAGACCTGGAAAAAGGCGAAGACGCAGGAAGAGCTTTCGGTGCTGTTCAACAACTACATGGCGCAGTTTCCGGGGCCGGTTTACGCCATTTCGCAGCCCATCGAAAGCCGGGTGAACGACATGATGAGCGGCGCCCGGACGGACGTGGTCGTGCAGCTCTACGGCCCGGACCTCGACACGCTGGTCACCAAGATGAAGCAGGTGATCCAGATCATCCGGCGCGTGCCGGGGGCGGTGGACGTGAAGGCGGCGAAAGTGTACGGGCTTCCGCAGCTTAACATCAAGTACGACCGGCAGCGGCTCGCCGTCCACGGCATCCAGGTGGAGCAGATTAACCGGACCGTGCAGATGGCCTTCGGCGGCGCAACGGCCGGGGTGGTCTACGAACAGGATAAACGCTTCGACCTGACCTTCCGGCTGACCGGCGACGACCGCGTGCGCCCCGAAAACATCGAAAACCTGCTGGTCAACGACCCCGACAACAACCCCATTCCGCTGCGCGAACTGGCGGTGATCACCGAGGATGTCGGCCCGTCCGAAATCATGCACAAGGACCTGAAGCGGGTGGTCAACGTCGGCTTCAACGTGCGCGAACGGGACCTCGAATCGGTGGTCAACGATGTGATTCGGGAGGTGAGCCGCGCCGTGCCGGTTTCGAAGGATTACAAAATCACCTACGGCGGCGAATTCGAAAACTTCAGCCGCGCCAAAGACCGGCTGGCCATCGTCGTGCCGATTTCGCTGCTCATCATCTTCGGCCTGCTCTACCTGTCGTTTGGCAATTTCCGCGACAGCCTGCTGATCTACGCCGTGGTGCCGCTGTCAGCCGTGGGTGGGGTGTTCTCGCTCCTGCTGCGCGACATGAACTTCAGTATCTCGGCCGGAGTCGGGTTCATCGCACTCTTCGGGGTGGCGGTTTTGAACGGGATTCTGCTCGTGAGCCACTTCAACGAACTGGGTCGTCAGGGTGTGACGGACCCCGACCAGCGGGTTTTGCGCGGACTGGAAGAACGCATCCGGCCGGTGCTGATGACCTCGTTCGTGGCCGCACTGGGCTTCATGCCGATGGCCCTCTCAACCAGCATGGGGGCCGAAGTGCAGAAACCGCTCGCGACGGTCGTCATCGGCGGCCTGCTGACGGCTACGGTCCTGACGCTCATCATCCTGCCGGTGCTGTACGCCCTGTTTGCCAAAAAATCTGTCCCCCAACCGAAAAAACTTGAAGAGGAAGTCGCATGATCGAATCACATAGAACATTTCGAATAAACCGAATAGCGGCCCTGTCGCTGGCGGCGGGTTTGCTGACCGTACCGGCCGTTCAGGCGCAACGGCTGCTGAGTCTGCCGGAGGCCATCAACATGGCTCTGGAAAATAACCCGCAGGTCAAAGTGGCCAATTTGCGGGTCGATAAGCAGCGCGCCCTGCTGCCCAGCGCGCTCAGCCTTACCGGGCCGGAACTCATTTTTGAAGCGCCGACCACCCGGCATTTTGAACCCGGCCTTCTAATGCCGTTTTCGCTGCCGACCGTTTACCGAAACCAGCGGAAGGTGCAGGAACAGCAGGTGCAGCTGAGCCAGACGGAAAAGCAGGTAACGACCAATACCCTGCGGTACAATGTCCGGACGATTTTTAACGAAATTCTGTACCTGCGGGAAAGCATCGCCAACTACCGCCGTCAGGACAGTCTGCTGCTGGATTTTGCGCGGGTGACGGGCGTGCGCCAGCGGGTGGGCCAGATCTCGCGGATTGAAGTCCTGAACGCCCAGTCGCAGCAACGCGAGATTCGCTACCTGCTCGACCAGACGCGCGCCCGGGTCCGGAGTGCCCGGATTCAGCTCGGTCTGCTGGTCGGGATGCCCAACGATACAACCCTGCAAGCAGCCGGAACCTTCGGAAAGCTGGCGTATTCGACGCCTTTTCTGTCAAGCGATTCAACGTTTACGCGCAACCCGCTGAGCGGTTTTTACCGCCAGAACCAGCGCCTCAGCGAGGCCAATCTGACGCTGGAGCAGAAACGCCGCCTGCCGAACATCATTGTCGGATACCTCAACCAGGGAACGGCCGAATCGCCCTGGCTCTACCGCTTCCGCTTCGGGATGTCGCTGCCGGTCTGGGGCTGGGTAGCCAGTTCGCGGATCAAGGCGGCGCAGACGGATGTCGCCATCGCCCGGACGCAGATTTCGCTGAATCAGTACGAGTTGCAGGGAAGCTACGACAAAGCCTTTGCCGACTACCTGCAATACCAGGAAGCTCTGGACTATTTTGAAACGATTGGCCTGCTCGAAGCGAACGAGATTGTCAAGGCAGCCCAGGACGGTTACCGGCTCGGCAGCATCGGCTATTACGACTACTTGCTGAACATTCAGCAGGCGTTCAAAATCCGGCTCGGCTACCTCGAAGCCCTGCGGAATTTCAATCAGGCCGTCATTACGCTTCAATACCTCAAAGGCGAGTAAATCTTAAAAAATATCACCATGAACCGATACCTCATTCTTTTTCTAAGCGCGGCTGCGGTCCTGACGGGCCTGAATGCCTGCCACGATTCCAACGGGAAAGACACCGAAGAGCCGGCCGCCGCGTCCGCCAATGCCGCCAATGCCGTGGTCGATGTCATCCGGCTGACGCCCCGGCAACTGGAGTCCGCCAACGTCAACCTCGTGCAGTTCGAAGACCGGACGCTGCAGCCCATCATTTACGCCAACGGGGTCATTACGCTCCTTCCGGACAGCAAGGCGGAGGTCAGCAGCCATATCGACGGCAAAATCGAGCAGATTTTCGTGCGCGAGGGCCAGAGCGTGAAGAAAGGCCAGCCGCTGGCCCGGATTTCGAGCTTTCAGCTGCTGGAATTGCAGAACGACTATGCCGCCGCCCACAGCGAAGTGGAATATCTGGAAGTGGAATACAAACGGCAGGACGAACTCCGCAAAAGCAACATCGGCGTACTAGCTGACTACCAATCCGTGGACGCCAAGCTGAAAGCCGCCCTCGCCCGCGAACGGGCGTTGAAGAACAAGCTCGACATCATCGGCGTACCCACGGCCAGCCTCATCCGGACAAAAGACGTGCGCATGACGTCTTCGCTGGTCGTCCGTTCACCGATTGACGGGTTTATCTTCAAATTTCACGAAAACATCGGTTCGACCGTCCAGCCGGAAACGCTGCTGGCCGAGGTCATCAACCCCAACCGCACGCAGGCGGACATTTACGTTTACGAAAAAGACGCGGACTACGTGCGCGAAGGCCAGCCCGTCGAGCTGCGCTTTGTGAACCATTCGTCAGCGCCGGTACGGGGTAAAGTGGCCTACATTTCCCGCTCCCTGGACGCCGAAAACCGGGCCATTACGCTGCACGTCACTTACGAACGTCCCAAAACCAGCAACCTGATGCTGGCGGACATGAACGTGCAGGCGCGGCTGATTGGCGTCGGCACGCGGACCAGCCAGAACACCCTGCCGCGCACGGCCATTCTGGACGACGGGGAGGCCAAGTTCATCTTCCTGACCAGCCGCTGGGAGAACGATACGATTCCCCTGAAAAAGCAGAAAGTGGAGATTGTGAGCCAGGGCGAAAGCTTCGTGGAAGTCCGCCCGGTCGGCAAAGTCCCCGCCGCTGTGAAGGTCGCCAACAACAACGTGCTGGCGCTGGAAGCGGAACGGAAGAAATTGGAATAGCGAATTAGTGAATAGCGAATTGGCGAATAAGCTCCGCTAAATCAGCATTCTGACCAAGCGGAGTCTATTCGCCAATTCGCTATTCACTAATTCGCAATTTAAAGAAGAAGCCCCGCCAGCGTAGCCGACATATAACTTGCCAGCGTGCCGCAGATGAGGGCTTTGAAACCGAGTTTGGCGAGATCGCGGCGGCGGTTGGGGGCCAGTTCGCCAATGCCGCCGACCTGAATGGCGATGGAGGAGAAGTTGGCAAAACCGCAAAGCGCGAAGCTGGTGATGGCTACCGTCTTGGGGTCAAGCGTTTCCTTCACCTTCACCAGATCGAGGTAGGCGACAAACTCGTTGACCACCATCTTGGTCCCCATCAGGGCGCCCGCCGTCTGGATGTCCTGCGTCGGAACGCCCATTGCCCAGGCAAAGATCGAGAACAGCTTACCCAGCAGGAAGTTCAGACTCAGGAACGTCACGCCGAAGCCGTTGTAGCCGATTTTGAACAGAATGGCATCCAGCAGGCCGATGAGGGCGATGAACCCGATCAGCATGGCAATCACGTTGAAGCCTACCTTCAGACCCTCGCTGGCTCCGGCCGCAATGGCGTCGAGGAGGTTGGCGTGCGTCTTTTTGATCTCCAGTTTGACCGTTCCGGACGTTTCGGACACCTGCGTTTCCGGGAACACGATTTTACTGATGACCAGCGCCCCCGGTGCGGCCATGATGCTGGCCGCCAGCAGGTAAGGAGCCGGCACGCCCAGCGAAATGTAGACGGCCAGTACGCCGCCGGCAATGCAGGCAAAGCTTCCCGCCATCGACGCCAGCAGCTCCGAATTGGTCATCCCTTTCAGGTACGGCTTGATCATGATCTGGGCCTCTACCTGTCCGACAAAAGTGCTGGACACGTTCGACAGCGCCTCGGCCCCGCTCACGCCCATCAGCCATTTCATCACACGCGCCATCACGGCGACCACCCGCTGCATGACACCGAGGTGGTAGAAGATATTGACCAGCACCGCGACGAAAATAATGGTCGGAATGACCCGGAAGAAGAAAATGAAATCATTCCCCGCGCCGAAAGCCCGGTCGAGCACGGCTTTATTCACCAGCGAGCCGAAAACAAAGCCCGCACCGGCATCGGCATACGAAAGCAGTTTGGCGACAATATTTCCCAGCCAGCCGAAGGTTTTTTGCCCGGCATCTGTCTTCAATACAAAAACGGCCAGCCCGAACTGAAGGCCCAACCCTACAAGGACAGTACGAAGATTTATGGCTTTACGGTTGTTGGACATTGCATAAGCAATACCCAGAATCAGAACGACTCCAATCAGTCCGGTGAAACGGCTCATTAAAAAGTTATATTGGTGAAGTACAAAGTTTGAAAAGCCTGCGAAGATACAAAGGTTTTCCTACAAACGAGAGCCACCGCTGGTTACAAATGGTCTTTCGTCCAAAGATTCACCAAGTTTTAATGGTTACTCCCTTTTTCATTTGGCAGGAAATTACAAAACCGGCCTCTGGCAAAAGGAGATTCCCGCCAGCGGCTGCTTTCCGAATAAAAAGGAAAAGTGCACCTGGGCCTTAGTTCGTATTCATTTCCCTGGGCGGTCGGAGTGCCGGGTTTTCGGCCCCAGACGCCGCTCTCTGCCTTTGATTTGCTGCAGAAAGCCGCCGAAGCCGGGCTCCGGGTTGTCCAGTTCGGCGATAATCTGCCGCTGCATACTCTGTCGGCCGACGAGCGGGCGGCCCTTTCCCGGCAGGCCCGCCAACTTGGCCTCCGGCTGGAAGTGGGCACGCGGCGCCTGACGCCGGACAACCTGAATGCGTACCTGTCCATTGCCCGGCAGCTGGGCTCTCCTTTTCTGCGGATGGTGATCGACGATGCCGACTACCATCCCGGCGAAAACGAAGTCATCCGGACGATCAACGAGTGCCTTCCGGCGCTCCGGGAGCAGCAGATTATTCTGGCCCTGGAGAACCACGACCGCTTCCCGGCCGCTTCGCTCGAACGCATCATCCGGGCGACCGACCCCGACGGGGTGGGCATCTGCCTCGATTCGGTGAATTCGCTGGGAGCCGACGAAGGAAGCCGGGAGGTGCTGCGGATTCTGGCCCCATACACGGTTAATTTCCACGTCAAGGACTTCACCATCCGGCGCGTCGAACATAAAATGGGCTTCGTGGTGGAAGGCTGTCCGGCCGGACAGGGCCTGCTGGACATTCCAGAAACCCTCGCCGAACTGGCCCGCCACGGCCGCTGCCGAACCGCCACGCTCGAAGTCTGGTCCAATCCGGAGCCGACCATCGAGGCCACCGTAGCCCGAGAAACGCGCTGGGTGCAGCAAAGTCTGGAGTACCTGAAACCACTATTTGACCAAAAAAATATGACCACGATTACGCTCGTCGGAGCAGGGGGCAAAATGGGTTGCCGGCTGACCGATAATTTTCTGAAGTACAGCCATTATCAGGTTCATTATCTGGAAGTGAGCGAGCGCGGCATTGATAACCTGGCTTCTCGGGGCGTGACGGTGAGTCGGCAGAAAGACGTCATTCCGCTCTCCGACGTAGTGATTCTGGCCGTACCGGACGTCACCATCGGCTCGATTTCGGAGGGCATCATTCCGCACATGAAACCCGGTGCGCTGGTGCTGACCCTCGACCCGGCCGCTCCGCTCGACGGCGTGATCGCCCACCGCGACGACCTGGGTTACGTCATCGCCCATCCCTGCCACCCGTCCATTTTCAACTGGGAGCCGACCGAAGCGGCGTTCCGGGATTTCTACGGCGGCATTTCGGCGAAACAGTCCATCGTCGTAGCGCTGATGCACGGCACGGAAGAGCACTATCAGCTGGGCGAAAAAGTGTCGCAGGACATGTACGCGCCCATCAGGGACACCCACCGGATTACGCTCGAACAGATGGCCATTCTCGAACCGGCGATGGTCGAGACGCTGGCGCAGACCTGCATGGAGGTCGTCAGGGAAGGCTACGACCGGATTGTCGCCCTCGGTGTTCCGGAGGCGGCCGCGCGGGATTTTGTGCTGGGCCACCTCCGCATCCAGATTGCGGTGCTGTTCAAAGAGGTCAACGGCTCGTTCTCGGATGCCGCCTACAAAATCAGCAAACGGGCCAAACCCCTGCTGTTCCGCGACAACTGGGAACGCATCTTCGACATGGACGACATCCGCGAGCAGGTGAGGGATATTACGACGAAGTAACTTGATCGTTCAACTTTAAACGTCTTATGCGCTTTTCCGTTTTCGGAACTGGTTTCTGGTCGAATTACCAGATTCCCGCCTGGCAGGAACTGGACGGGGTGGAGCTTGTGGCCGTCTACAACCGGACGCGCAGCCGGGCGGAGGACGTGGCGGCGCGGTTTGGGGTGCCCCGCGTCTTCGATAACCCGCAGCAACTGCTGGATGCCGAAACGCTGGATTTTGTGGACATCATCACCGACGTGGATACCCACCCGTTGTTCACCCGAATGGCCGCCGAACGCGGAATCGGGGTCATTTGCCAGAAGCCGATGGCCCCTTCGCTCCCGCTGGCGGAGGAGATGGTGCAGGTCTGCCGGACGGCCGGGGTGCCGCTTTTTATCCACGAGAACTTCCGGTGGCAGGCGCCCATCCGGGCGCTCAAACAGGCGCTGGACTCGGGCGTTATCGGACAGCCGTTCAAAGCCCGGGTGTCGTTCTGCTCAGGTTTTCCGGTCTTCGACAACCAGCCGTTTCTGGCCGAACTGGAGCGGTTCATCCTGACCGATATCGGCTCGCACGTGCTCGACGTCTGCCGCTTTCTGTTCGGTGAGGCGCGCAGCCTGTATTGCCTGACGCGGCGGGTCAACCCGACCATTCAGGGCGAGGACGTGGCGAATGTGTTCATGGAAATGGAAAGCGGTCTGCACTGCTACGCCGAGATGTCCTACGCCTCGATTCTGGAAAAAGAGTCGTTTCCGCAAACCCTCGTGCTGGTGGAAGGCGAACGCGGTTCGCTGCATCTGACCTACGATTTTGTCCTGAAAACGACCACGCGGCAGGGCACCACGGCGGAGACCATCCGACCCGTCCTGTACGACTGGCTCGACCCCGACTATGCCGTGGTACATTCCAGCATCGTAGACTGCAACCGCGACATTCTGCACGGGCTGCGGGGCGGACGGGCCGAAACGACCGGCGAGGACAACCTGCGGACGGTCCGGCTGGTCTGGGCCAGTTACCAGTCGGCGGAGCATCAGGAACTTGTCAGGTTTTAAAACATACCGCTGACCGGATTGCCGGTAGGCGCACGATCCTAAACCACGCCCATGCTTGAAATCCGGCATATCACCAAAACATTTCCCGGCGTGAAGGCCCTGGATGACGTTTCTCTGGCTTTTTGTCGGGGAGAGATTCACGCCATCTGCGGCGAAAACGGCGCGGGAAAAAGTACGCTCATGCACCTGATCGCCGGAACGATGCAGCCGGATGACGGAGAAATGCTGCTTGACGGCCAGCCCGTCCAGATGCGCAGTCCCGAGCAGGCCCGCGCGCTCGGCATCGCGCTCGTGCACCAGCACCGGAGCCTGTTCGGCAATTTGAGTGTGGCCGAAAACCTGTTTCCCGACAACCAGCCCCGGACCCGCTGGGGCCGGATCGATTTTCCGGAGCTGCACCGCCGGGCCGCCAGCCTCCTGCAAAGCCTGAAATTGCAGCGTCTGCCAACCCATCGCCTGGTGGCCGAGTTGTCGGCCGGTCAGCAGCAGATGGTGGAAATTGCCCGGGCGCTGGCCGCTTCGCCGCGCATCCTCATTCTGGACGAACCCACGGCTTCCATTTCGGAAAAAGACACCGACGTCCTCTTTGACCTGATCGATGATCTGCGGCAGCAGGGAAAGCTGATTCTGTACATTTCGCACCGCATGAAGGAAATCGGCCGCATTGCCGACCGGGTGACGGTGCTGAAAGATGGGCGGCATCAGGGAACGTTCGATGCCCGCCGGACCACGGTCGATGCGCTCATCAGCCGGATGGTCGGACGGCAGTTACAGGAGCAGTCCTTTGTCTCGAACCGGCAGGCCGACACGCTGCTGACGGTTCAGCAACTGAGCGGCCACGGATTTTCGGACGTTAGTTTTTCGGTTCAGAAAGGAGAAATCTTCGGGCTGGCGGGGCTGGTCGGGGCGGGCCGCACGGAACTGGCCAGAGCTATTTTCGGCGCCGACCCTTCCTCGGGAGCGGTTTTTCTGGAACAACAGTCCGTGAAGCTGACCCATCCGGCGGAAGCCGTGGCGCAGGGCGTGGCCTACCTGCCGGAAGACCGAAAAGCCTGGGCTCTTTTTCCCGAAAAAAGCGTGGCCGAAAACATGGTGGTCAGCGATCTGGAGGCCGTTTCCGAAAGCGGGCGTCTCAGCCGGGGCCGCATTCTGGGCGTCGCCGCCCGCTTTATCCGACAGCTAAACATCAAAACGCCGTCCGTCTCGCAACCCGTGGGACTGCTCAGCGGCGGCAACCAGCAGAAAGTAATTCTGGCGCGCTGGCTCCACAGCCATCCGCGCCTGCTGATTGCCGACGAACCGACGCATGGCGTGGACGTAGGCGCCAAGGCCGAAATCTACGAACTGCTCCGGAAGCTGGCCGCCCAGGGCGTCGGTATCGTGCTGATTTCGTCCGAACTGCCCGAACTCCTGCTGCTCTGCGACCGCGTCGGCGTCATGCGCACCGGCCAGCTGGCGGGCGTTCTGGAACGACCGGACTGTACCGAAGAACGAATCATGGAACTAGCGACGTGAGAATTTTGAATGATTGAATGGCTGAATGATAGCTCCGCAAAGGCTACCTGTACAACGACCTTAAGCCACAGCGGCGAACCACCTATCAGTCATTCAGTCATTCACTCACTCAATCATTCAAAATTCAATCATTCCCCCCGCCTCGCCATCTGCAACATCACCACTCAACCTTGACCTTGCCGTGAAAACCTACCTTCCTTATCTCAAAGACCGGATTGTGACGCTGTCGCTGATGATTGCGCTGTTGTGCGTGGTGATGGCGGCTATCTACCCGGACACCTTTCCCACCCGCGAAAATTTTTCGCAGATTCTGCTGAACCTGTCCATTGATACCATCGTGGCCGTGGGGATGATGGTCCTGCTCATTGCGGGCGCCTTCGACCTCTCGGTCGGCTCGGTGGTCGCCTTTTCGGGCGGACTGGCCGGGCACCTGATGTACTTTTACGACGTGAATTTTATGGTCGCCATCGGGGCCGGTCTGGCGGGTTCGCTGCTGATCGGCTGGATTAACGGCTACCTGATTACGCGCGTCGGCATCAACCCCATGATTCAGACGCTGGCGATGATGGGCATTGTCCGGGGCTTTGCCCTGATGCTGAGCGGGGCGGGCATCCAGAATTTTCCCTACGAATTCATTTACATCGGCCAGTCGAAACTGCTGAGCCTGCAGGCCCCGATCTGGTACATGCTGGCGGTCGTGCTGATTTTCAATTATCTGGTCAACAACACCGTTTTCTTCCGACGCTACTATTACATCGGGGGCAACGAAAAGGCCGCCACACTGGCCGGCATCCGGGTCGAACGGATGAAGCAGTGGGCGTTTGTGCTGACGGCGCTGCTGGCGGGCATTGCGGGCATTCTGCTTTCGTCGCGGCTCGGCGCGGCGCTGTCCACCTCCGGGCGGGGACTCGAACTCCGGGTTATCACCGCCGTCATTCTGGGCGGGGCCAGCCTGTCGGGCGGGCAGGGCCGCATCTGGGGCGCTTTCCTCGGTTCGGCCTTCATGGGACTGGTCAACAACGCCCTCATCATCGGGCGGGTGTCGGGCTATTGGCAGGAAGTCATTCTGGGTTTGATTCTGATCGCCGCCGTGGGGCTCGACCAGTGGCTACAGAAACAGTCCGCCGTCCGGACCATCTCCGAAATTACCCCCAAAGCCGCCAAAAACGAACTTCCCGTATGAAAAAGACGATTGCTGTACTCGTCTCAACGGCCGTATTTCTGGCCTGTGAACCGCCGCCCCGGACCGACCTTACCCGGACCACGCAGGTAAAATCCGAAGCGGCCTTTGTGACGGCGGACGAAGTGTCGCCCACGGAAGAATACGTGATGGTGACCACCGCCGTCAACATGCCGCTGTACGTCAATCATGACCAGGCCGCCTTCAGGCAGTGGGCGGAGAAAATGGGCGTGCGCGCCAGCATTCTGGGACCGGCGGAATGGGACGTTCCGGCCCAGATCGCCACCCTCGAACAGGTCATCCCGACCAAACCGGCCGGGCTGCTCATCAACGGTACCGACCCCGGCATTGCCCAGGCCGTCAACAAAGCCGTCGCGGCGGGCATTCCGACCGTCGTCTACGACTCGGAGATTCCGAACACCCGGCGGCACTGCTTCATCGGCAGCAACTGGTACGAAATGGGCCGGTTGCAGGGCGAACGCATGGCGCAGCTCATCGGCGGCAAAGGCAAGGTGGCCTGCATGGGCATTCTGGGCATGGAAAACATGGAAGCTGGCTTTCGCGGCTTTCAGGACGCGCTGAAAAAACACCCGGGCATTGATTTTATTGGTAAATACGACGACAAGGCCAATGTCGAAACGGCCGCTAAACTCGCCGCCGACCTCATCGCCGCCCACCCCGATCTGGCGGGAATCGGCGGTTTTGATTCCAATTCCGGACCGGGCATCGCGCTTTCGGTCAAAGAGTCCGGGAAGGTCGGCAGGGTGAAGATTACGACCGTGGACGCCGAGCCGGAACACCTCCGGCTGGTGAAGGAAGGCGTGATCGATTACCTCGTCGGGCAGAAACGGGAAGTGTTTACCTGGCTCGGGGCGCA from Tellurirhabdus rosea harbors:
- a CDS encoding NupC/NupG family nucleoside CNT transporter; this encodes MSRFTGLIGVVLILGIAYAMSNNRKAINLRTVLVGLGLQFGLAVFVLKTDAGQKTFGWLGNIVAKLLSYADAGAGFVFGSLVNKAVLDRAFGAGNDFIFFFRVIPTIIFVAVLVNIFYHLGVMQRVVAVMARVMKWLMGVSGAEALSNVSSTFVGQVEAQIMIKPYLKGMTNSELLASMAGSFACIAGGVLAVYISLGVPAPYLLAASIMAAPGALVISKIVFPETQVSETSGTVKLEIKKTHANLLDAIAAGASEGLKVGFNVIAMLIGFIALIGLLDAILFKIGYNGFGVTFLSLNFLLGKLFSIFAWAMGVPTQDIQTAGALMGTKMVVNEFVAYLDLVKVKETLDPKTVAITSFALCGFANFSSIAIQVGGIGELAPNRRRDLAKLGFKALICGTLASYMSATLAGLLL
- a CDS encoding phosphogluconate dehydrogenase C-terminal domain-containing protein, which encodes MHLGLSSYSFPWAVGVPGFRPQTPLSAFDLLQKAAEAGLRVVQFGDNLPLHTLSADERAALSRQARQLGLRLEVGTRRLTPDNLNAYLSIARQLGSPFLRMVIDDADYHPGENEVIRTINECLPALREQQIILALENHDRFPAASLERIIRATDPDGVGICLDSVNSLGADEGSREVLRILAPYTVNFHVKDFTIRRVEHKMGFVVEGCPAGQGLLDIPETLAELARHGRCRTATLEVWSNPEPTIEATVARETRWVQQSLEYLKPLFDQKNMTTITLVGAGGKMGCRLTDNFLKYSHYQVHYLEVSERGIDNLASRGVTVSRQKDVIPLSDVVILAVPDVTIGSISEGIIPHMKPGALVLTLDPAAPLDGVIAHRDDLGYVIAHPCHPSIFNWEPTEAAFRDFYGGISAKQSIVVALMHGTEEHYQLGEKVSQDMYAPIRDTHRITLEQMAILEPAMVETLAQTCMEVVREGYDRIVALGVPEAAARDFVLGHLRIQIAVLFKEVNGSFSDAAYKISKRAKPLLFRDNWERIFDMDDIREQVRDITTK
- a CDS encoding efflux RND transporter permease subunit, encoding MIDKLIAWSVRSPWTVGLLMLGLMIWGSFSLKNLPIDAVPDVTNQQVDVITNSPNLSSLEIEKFITTPIEMAMANIPGLIEVRSTSKFGSAVVKLIFTDETDIYWARQQVFERLEGVKSEIPEGAGTPILGPVSTGLGEIYQYVIRNEDPDNPNYTLTEIRTVQDWYVRRQLLGMAGVADVSGYGGYSKEYQAKLKLDRMRALGVTIDDLYGALSGGNSNTGGAYIEKDNKAYTIRGIGLVQNLEDIGRTVIRKNGPTPVLVRDVADVEFGHALRFGALTMDGRGEVVGGSVLMMKGANGNEVIGRLKDKFAEIQRGLPNGLVIEPFLDRSKIVNAAIKTVATNLIEGAIIVVFVILVLLGNWRASLLAASVIPLAMLFAFIWMGQFGVVGNIMSLGAIDFGLLVDPAIIVVESVVLFLAVAFQKRQQLAQQNGKSTVLTYKDRQETIISAVSEVKQSVVFGGLIILIVYFPILTLEGVEGKMFSPMAKTVGFAILGALLLSLTYVPMMSALILRPPKDPHDHGFSQKIVDFFWKGLRPLVRGGLKAKPVVVAMAIGVLLAGVLGFSRIGGEFIPKLQEGDIVVDMDLPVGTPLTESIRQSKLFQEGLMKAFPDEIESAVSKIGTSEVKVDPLPLESQELYVSLTDKKTWKKAKTQEELSVLFNNYMAQFPGPVYAISQPIESRVNDMMSGARTDVVVQLYGPDLDTLVTKMKQVIQIIRRVPGAVDVKAAKVYGLPQLNIKYDRQRLAVHGIQVEQINRTVQMAFGGATAGVVYEQDKRFDLTFRLTGDDRVRPENIENLLVNDPDNNPIPLRELAVITEDVGPSEIMHKDLKRVVNVGFNVRERDLESVVNDVIREVSRAVPVSKDYKITYGGEFENFSRAKDRLAIVVPISLLIIFGLLYLSFGNFRDSLLIYAVVPLSAVGGVFSLLLRDMNFSISAGVGFIALFGVAVLNGILLVSHFNELGRQGVTDPDQRVLRGLEERIRPVLMTSFVAALGFMPMALSTSMGAEVQKPLATVVIGGLLTATVLTLIILPVLYALFAKKSVPQPKKLEEEVA
- a CDS encoding efflux RND transporter periplasmic adaptor subunit; its protein translation is MNRYLILFLSAAAVLTGLNACHDSNGKDTEEPAAASANAANAVVDVIRLTPRQLESANVNLVQFEDRTLQPIIYANGVITLLPDSKAEVSSHIDGKIEQIFVREGQSVKKGQPLARISSFQLLELQNDYAAAHSEVEYLEVEYKRQDELRKSNIGVLADYQSVDAKLKAALARERALKNKLDIIGVPTASLIRTKDVRMTSSLVVRSPIDGFIFKFHENIGSTVQPETLLAEVINPNRTQADIYVYEKDADYVREGQPVELRFVNHSSAPVRGKVAYISRSLDAENRAITLHVTYERPKTSNLMLADMNVQARLIGVGTRTSQNTLPRTAILDDGEAKFIFLTSRWENDTIPLKKQKVEIVSQGESFVEVRPVGKVPAAVKVANNNVLALEAERKKLE
- a CDS encoding TolC family protein produces the protein MIESHRTFRINRIAALSLAAGLLTVPAVQAQRLLSLPEAINMALENNPQVKVANLRVDKQRALLPSALSLTGPELIFEAPTTRHFEPGLLMPFSLPTVYRNQRKVQEQQVQLSQTEKQVTTNTLRYNVRTIFNEILYLRESIANYRRQDSLLLDFARVTGVRQRVGQISRIEVLNAQSQQREIRYLLDQTRARVRSARIQLGLLVGMPNDTTLQAAGTFGKLAYSTPFLSSDSTFTRNPLSGFYRQNQRLSEANLTLEQKRRLPNIIVGYLNQGTAESPWLYRFRFGMSLPVWGWVASSRIKAAQTDVAIARTQISLNQYELQGSYDKAFADYLQYQEALDYFETIGLLEANEIVKAAQDGYRLGSIGYYDYLLNIQQAFKIRLGYLEALRNFNQAVITLQYLKGE